A genome region from Deinococcus planocerae includes the following:
- a CDS encoding cation transporting ATPase C-terminal domain-containing protein, translated as MFSQLFNVWNARSDTQSAFRGLLRNRWLWGAVALSLALHGLVVYAPPLQRAFGTVPLGLPDWLLCLTVASSVLWVRELAKLVASARRTRRG; from the coding sequence ATGTTCTCTCAGCTCTTCAATGTCTGGAACGCCCGCTCGGACACCCAGAGCGCCTTCCGGGGACTGCTCCGCAACCGCTGGCTGTGGGGGGCGGTGGCGCTGTCGCTGGCCCTGCACGGGCTGGTGGTGTACGCGCCCCCCCTGCAACGGGCGTTCGGGACGGTCCCGCTAGGCCTGCCCGACTGGCTGCTGTGCCTGACGGTGGCGTCCTCGGTGCTGTGGGTGCGCGAACTCGCCAAGCTGGTGGCGAGCGCCCGAAGGACGCGACGCGGCTGA
- a CDS encoding universal stress protein translates to MFRRVLVPVDFGACSVQAVTHAFDLVRVIGGSLTLLHVLEEPQAPDGPAEARLRQLAERGRRPPTLLVAAPGEHSVAEAILAAARRVEAELLVLGPHGGPDPTVHKLGRVATEVLLGAHLPVQLVPGAFQPAPEPGARWRALAKGEHDA, encoded by the coding sequence GTGTTCCGTCGTGTCCTCGTTCCCGTCGATTTCGGGGCTTGCAGCGTGCAGGCCGTCACCCATGCCTTCGACCTCGTGCGGGTCATCGGAGGCAGCCTCACGCTGCTACATGTCCTGGAGGAACCGCAGGCGCCGGACGGACCGGCGGAGGCCCGGTTGCGTCAGCTCGCCGAGCGCGGGCGCCGTCCCCCCACCCTGCTCGTCGCGGCGCCGGGGGAACACTCCGTGGCCGAGGCCATCCTGGCGGCGGCCCGGCGCGTGGAGGCCGAGTTGCTCGTGCTCGGTCCCCACGGGGGGCCGGACCCCACTGTTCACAAGCTGGGGCGGGTGGCAACCGAGGTCCTGCTGGGGGCCCATCTCCCCGTGCAGCTCGTGCCGGGGGCCTTTCAGCCCGCCCCCGAGCCGGGAGCCCGTTGGCGCGCCCTGGCGAAAGGCGAGCACGACGCTTGA
- a CDS encoding HAD-IC family P-type ATPase codes for MTGDGVNDAPALRAADIGVTMGVTGTDVSKEAADMVLADDNFATIVAAVEVGRGIFDNIRKFLRYLLSSNIGEMLTMFLGVVFAGALGLRGEGGEVVLPLLATQILWINLVTDGAPALALGLDPTDPDVMLRPPRPAGEGVITPQMWRGILLVGGVVAVGTLGVLDASLPGGLIAGTRGASPTGARWPLPR; via the coding sequence ATGACCGGGGACGGGGTGAACGACGCCCCCGCGCTGAGGGCCGCCGACATCGGCGTGACGATGGGCGTCACCGGCACCGACGTGTCCAAAGAGGCCGCCGACATGGTGCTCGCCGACGACAACTTCGCCACCATCGTCGCGGCGGTAGAAGTTGGGCGCGGCATCTTCGATAACATCCGCAAGTTCCTGCGCTACCTGCTGTCCTCCAATATCGGCGAGATGCTGACCATGTTCCTCGGGGTGGTCTTCGCGGGCGCCCTGGGTCTGCGCGGGGAGGGCGGCGAGGTCGTGCTGCCGCTGCTCGCCACCCAGATCCTGTGGATCAACCTGGTGACCGACGGGGCGCCCGCCCTGGCACTCGGGCTCGACCCCACCGACCCGGACGTGATGCTCCGCCCGCCACGTCCCGCCGGGGAGGGCGTGATCACTCCCCAGATGTGGCGCGGCATCCTGCTCGTCGGGGGAGTCGTGGCGGTGGGGACCCTGGGCGTGCTGGACGCCTCATTGCCCGGCGGCCTGATCGCGGGGACGCGGGGAGCCTCCCCCACGGGCGCACGCTGGCCTTTACCACGCTGA